The stretch of DNA atttctgtgcatttcaCAGTTGGTCACAAAAAGACAATTATACCTAATACCTAATAACTCCCCAATGTTCTGatatgcctttctttttcttttgagaatttttatttatttgcttcagAATATGTTCACAGTTGAAAGCATAAAACTAAATAACTTCTGTTTCAAGTATAAATTtatcttcagaagaaaaatgcacattGTTGGATGTTTTTTATGAATGCGGGCTTAAAAGCTGCGCATGCATGAGTGATTACTGATTACAGAACATCAGCCTTGAAAAATTATACTGTaatcaaaaattatttggaaaggTAATGGAAGTGTAATGTTTGGCTCACACATTATCACAGAAATACCAGGGCACTAAATGAATATACAAAGAATTTCTATCTTGTAAGTAATTCAGAGAAAGGGACATCAAAGCAAAATGTGTAATTAGAATGGTCAGTAACAGAACTGAgcatatattaatatattggaaagaattaaaaattaattatacaTAGAATTACAcacatctgaaaataatttaagagaGAATTAGGAAAGTAAATCCATGtacaattaaaaatgtaattcattCACCAAATAGGTTTTAAAACGGTGGGCTCCATAACTGAGCTCTAATTTGAATATTAATTACTGAGACAGCTTTGTAACATTTGCAAGCAAAAATGTTACTtgttaaactgaaaataaatcctGTCCCTCATTTATCTATAACAATTCAACATGGtattctctttaatttttttttttgtttatgttggTACAATCTTAAAACTACATGTATGACTTTGTATGTATATTCACATATTATATCCTTTTTACAAAATATACTCAGTtgtgtttatttgaaaaaagaaataatgttaCCGAGCAAGATGAAGAACTGCTTCTACAATATTAGATCCATCTTTAGCACTTGTTTCACAGAATAGCGCATTATAAGTCTAcgaataaaaataaaatgttaagcCAACTAATTTGAAATGGTTCCCATGAGaacatgtatatttatttacaaatggTTTCCTCAGTAACACAAAACAATGATGATACACATTTAAATCAACAGGATTTCTTCTAATGCTCTTAATTCTCCAAAATATTCACTTTAgtactgtgaaagaaaacagtaattgttttttaattatatctGTTTTATATTCAGTACAGTCTGAATtaataaactgaataaaaaacaTATCATAGTTCTTAACTCCAAACTCAATCTTCTTGTTCACAAGATTGCAAAATATGAAGAGAGTTCCTAGGACAGGTTACTCAATCTAGCTTGTTAGTTACTCAAACTACAGCATCCAATAGTCTAGGTTAACCAAAAACATAATTCCATAAGTTACAGACATGGTATCTGCCACAGTTCAATCAAACAATTGTACAAGCACTTAGAGACTCAAGACTCTTAAGATTCTCTATATTTTTCTGCCAAATATAGGATTTATGCATCTCTTAGCCCCCATATaaatacatgcaaaaaaaattgtccaCACTTCTATTCATAGCAGAGaattccttttttgtttctgcacaTGCGGTAGAAATACAAGCTAGCCTCTTGAAGTGAAATCATTCCACTTAAAACCAGGACAGACACAAGCCAGTCGAAAAGCCTAACTAAATAGCATGCTTCATATTTCAACGAGCAAACTCAGTCTCCTAGTCCAACCACTCTTTTTACAAAAAAGACTGAGAAGACTATCCCAGCCAATAACAAAATTAAGCTTATTAGACACTGAGATGTGATTTAACCCAGTAAACACCACCAAAACAGGATAGTTTTAACGAAAAGTATCCATGAATACTCGATTTGGACAAATGACcagaaaattacttctgtttaCTACCTTCTTATGTggttttcagattaaaattcTTAAGACCCTTTTATACTAAAGAGGTACACTTTGACCTTACCATAGCCAGCTTTTCTCCATAGTTTACAGGTACACATTTTTGCCCTTGTTCTGTAACAGTTTGACGGAGATCTGCCTTGTTTCCCACCATCATAATTGGAATATTCTCGTGAGTTGCATCCTgtaaagagaattttatttccttattgtTAGAACACTCAGAATACAAAAAAGTAACTAACATCATCATGTCACACTGATTTCTTTCCCACAAAAGGTCTTGTGCACTATCAGAGAAAGCTGACTAATTATGAAAGTTATGCTGAGAACTTTTTGTAAACCATTTAATATGTAAGCAGTCGGCTTAAACATCAGCCTGCAAAGACGTGCTTCCATTCCTATCAGCGATGCTTCCTGACAATTCATTTAATATGTGAAGTTAGTCTAATGGAATTAATTATTGCATCCGAATGCTATATGACAAAATCATTATGGCAAAAGTGACTACCATGATttagaaaaaatgctttcagaagaTGAACTAAATATTTTGCTTGCCACTTTTGTTCTATTAAACACCTTCAGCACAAGAGAAAAAGCCTTTGCATTAAATGCAAATtcacattcaaataaaaaaacaagaatATTGGTTTAAAACACAAAGACTCCAAGGAATACTCAAGCCATCCACAAGAAGGTATCCGAAATGGGTTCTCATGttcatttccaaaggaaatgttGTGATTCCACAACAACCTTTTACACAAAGATGTATCATATTGCATGCTAACTGAATATGTCAAGATGCATTTAGGACTTCAATGTAGTTTTTACTTCTATGAGAGCCTGCAGTCTGGCTAACTACAATTTACAgacaataaaattttataaataataaagttAACAATGCAGTGAAACATAGCTTATGAGCTGTATATACTAAAGGGTATTACCTCAATCATATCCATCCATTCTCTCACGTTAAGAAAGCTTTTTTCACATGTTACATCATATAGTAGCAAGACACCATCTGCTCTTCTGAAGTATGATTTAGCAATACTTCGgaatctttaagaaaaaaaaggtctgcATAAggccacattaaaaaaaaattaaatttaacatCAATAAGAATGGAGCATTTCTTAATTTCACTAGTGAGTAAGATTCTCTCCACATTACATGATCAGTTTTCTCATAGCTTCTTTTTTAAGTAGTTCTCAAAAACTGCTGATGCAGGTCTACAAGTGCTCTCTAAGGATCAGCAGGATTCTGTCCTAAACAACAACCAATATTTTGTATATCAAAACAATCTACAGTGTATCTATCACAGATAATCTGttctcaagttgtgccagggaggaTTAGATTTTCTTCACTAAATGTCCTTACAGAaaaggtggtcaggcattggaatgagctgtccagggaagggacacggtttagtggtgaatACAACAGTATTaagtgtagtggtttggactttgttttcccccagaggataagaaaagtggtagaccccaaggggtggaaacccctggaagttttgaaattctgtccaatgagcgctcctgcaaaaatgtaaacataccacaaccaaacggaagagaagagttgtagttttagtttagaagaagtggccatgttgtgaaagccacaaggagagggcaggagccctctgggggggcctctgcccccccagccccagctgggggctacagaaacttggaacagtgttaagctggactatgtgtctgtagctgtgagctgggggatgttttccatcgtgagtgagcagagataGAGCAGAAGTggcggcagcgtccagaggttatggctaaaagccaactgataagacctgaactaaagaacagcagcagagaacagaactaagtttctacagagagaaagcttgggggtaagaactgtaaaactcccctaaacctccttggagatccctccaaaaatggagggggtggactcttaatgattagaagtcctaaatgggtaaaggagctaagaagctcggtcgtcctgagagctcagccaggacggtgtgtgggaggttggccttgaggccctcccttgctgcaagctacaaagaagctcgtagcctgagacagggcacagaggccctgcaaggagcttgaatctcctggagataccagactgtcacgaagaccccctgcgtcttcgtgatatgacctggtgaaacgaccttgtctggggtgacgaagccaCGGAAGACCCCTCCTTGGAGAGAggagtggccgagggggataccccctgtgtgtgctggcagagatccaactatcagctgctgcaagaaaagaagggagagcctgctgccttagagacattgctgcttctgagagttgaaaggatctcttccttcttccctcctggacttttatttggaggggagaagagatctgatccattgtaaatacttatgtcatagtagagatagctaaggttgtatataatgtattgtagtatttatttgtacagtcattgtaatatattccctttccccattctgagtctggtgtgttttgtctggaaaaacccatctcacattaggttgagatgtgggagggggaatggaggtagagaattggattttgggctatccCAAACCATGACATTAAGTTAACAGTTGGATTCAATACgcttagaggtctttttcaagCTTAATGGctctatgattctaggattcACTTACATATAACTTCCTAAATTGAGGGGATTACTTTACCTCCTTTGAAAAAAGATAGGAAACCAATAAAATTATTCTAGGGATTAACTATCTTTGATATGAACTTTACACAATGTATTTAATCAAGTACAGCAACTTTGTATTTACACtggatattaaaatattcttcacAAATTTACTACATGGAAGGAGAATGATTGGGCCACTACTTCCCTACTTCACATAGTCACTCATTCAGGTAAAAGTAAGCACATACAGCCCAACAGAAATTTTGGTCAATGAACAGATTAAAGTGACTTCCAAGGTGCTAGATTAATCTCTCAATAAACTCTGAAGGCTGTCAGTAAAGAAGTAATGGCTCTCAAGAAAAGATGACATAGAAGAAACTTTATGTAATAATTTAAGAATCTTGAATATATATTCAGCAATCTGTGAAGAGACTTATGGCAAAATTCTAAAGTTTTTGGGAAGAAGTTTTCATATCCTAAATACAATGCAAATCAGGACTAGGATTTtcaaagaggagaagaaagaagaggagaggagggggaagggaagggagggaagggaatgtCTAAGAAAAATCCTGCTTAAAAAGTgtgtaaggacaaagaaagCTAAAGactaaaaacagaaaaacaatgtgCATCTTTTTGCACTGCAAAAGAGGGACATGTggatttaattaattaatcctGTGGTGAACCTTAACAACTTCCCTCTGTGGAGAAAAAAGATTACCTCAAGCATCACCAAAGCTAACAAAAAAACATTGCACCTGTCTTGGAgtctcagaagagaaaaatcgCTTCTGTTTACAGATATTTACATACGGCCATATTGACTTGCTGTAGGACCATACCattagtggatttttttcacctAGGCGAAAAAAGGCAAATGACTTTTACAAACAAAAGAATTCAGAATAGAGAAGTGTGAAGGATCACTAacctctcctgccctgctgtgtcCCATAGTTGTAGCACTGTAGGTTCTCCATCAACAATTAgtcttttcatttgaaaatccACACCTGAAAAAAATGATGTGTATAGTCTAACAAAAAACATCAgtaacctttaaaaaaacacagaaaatgaaaagttatATGCTATATACAAgagttatttcaaaattcatctCTTTTAATAGGTTATGAGATTTCAGTTGTTCACATACTCTTGAACTGCAATAATCCCCTGAAGGTATCTGTCTtaagaaaactatttcaaaaaatatttttcccaagtATTTTCCCAGAAGCATTGATACAAATGGCATCCCAAACAGCAAATAAgacctctctctcttttattttgctgaacagttttatcaaagaaataaaaatattttataaaacagaCTTTCTTTCAAATgccaaggaggaaaaagataaattggaaaaaaaatcctgactcAGAggcaataaaacaaatatataactATGATTcaattggaagaaaaattaagtctGCCGAATTGTTAAGACAAGTTTGCTAGTTGACAGCTATAACAGTATACACAAGATGTCAGTCAGAAATCCCTCTAGCTGTATTTAAACCAAAGTTTCAGTAACACTTCAAAGAAATTGAGACAAAAATAGCATAAAAGGATACTACAAAATActaaggaaagaggaaagacctgagaaaacaagaaagcaataaaaatgcaaaaaggtTCATACAAACACTAGAAGTTCCTTATactgaaattctcttttctgGTGCTTTGTGTTGTTCAGAAACAGgctttgtaaagaaaaactaaattagACCGGGACCCTACAAACCTACAAACAACTGTTAGGCACTGCTAAGCTTTAGAACTCAATTAGCTCTCCCACCCTAAGAAACTGTGTCTGTACATGCAGGCAACCCTAGCAAGCAATGACAAATGGAATCTTTTCACCCatttctgcaaaacagcaatgaaattcattcaaatactttaaaagaacAACAACTATACCCAAAGTTGCACTGGTATTGCCTCGAAATTCATTCTTGCAAAGTCTCATAAGGAAACTGGATTTTCCCACTGCTGCATCTCCAGCAAGAACAATCTTGTAAGCCTTCTCTGAACTGGGGTATTTTAGAGTGCATTCGGTTGCAtctgactgaaaataaaaataatccctCTATTGCAACTTATATAGAAAGTATATTCTCTGTattgctctttttcctttttccactaAAGAACTGGTTACCTGGGGAGTGAGAGCAGATATGTATTTCCTTGTTGAAGCAATTGAGCTGCTTCGACTTACTGGTCGTGAGGGCTTCCAGTCTAATACTGCAGTACTGTTATCAGGACTGTACGCTTCTTCATCCCTGATCTCTGGAACCTGAAAGTACAGATTAATTCTCTGGTGAAAAAAGTACACTTTTTGGAAAGGCACAGGCAAGATTcattaaaacatttgttttaacaATTTGGATTAAACAGAGATGAATGACCAAATAGAGCTGTGCAGTTCTagtaaaaatactgtgattATTCTGTTCTTATTCTTATCCATTTGCTGTTGACTATAGCCTACATATTGTCCTTAAACATGTTTATGGTTTGGCATACATTCTTTCAGTACTCTTTCTGATAGAGTAAACTAATTTCCATATGAAAATTTCAGCTTAAGAACAGTaacaataaacaaatattttatttcaaagcctattttacaaatattaagAATTTACCTACAAGACATTACTCTCTATGATATTACTACTCAAGCTAAACTAAATACAGCACAGCTGTAATCAACACTATTCATAGCATAGTCTCCACAGAGATTAAATGTCTTTACtaaaagcacagcaaaggagttgccttaaaaaaacccatgttCTACTGTGTTTGATACTAGTCTTGCTATGTAGTCACCACTAAATCTTTCCATTTTGCTAACAATAAAATGAGCATGACACcttcttacatttttaaattctctgaGACTTAGCGTGTAAGTCAATGTATGCACCAACAGTATTCTTCTTTCTCAtatatgcttttttccttcactgccaCAGCATACTAAGAGGAAGTGATTGGAAACCTGTTTTACTTCTATAGTATCTGCTTTTTTATCATTAGAAAATGAGCTCCTCTCTCCAAACTGTTTAACAACCTTAAAAAACCAAGCATAGTTCAAAAATGAAGTTACTGCCTCAGAAATCTaccaaaaaatataaaaatgaaaattttattttaaagagaactAAATATTTATGCATTCTTCAAAACAATTTTACTAATCTTATTTGAATACATACAACCCAAATACTTAGTTTTAACTGCTCTATGGAGAAAgatccattttattttaaaaccaggaAACTAATTTTGTCTCCAACCAAAGGTCTTTCTCAGAGAAGGAGTAAATCTGGCACTTACATCTGTATCAGAAGCATCACCACCAAAGCCTTCTTGCACACACTGTGACCTTTGAAAAATCCTTTGATGCCTGTATTCCACTTCCGAATCATACTCATTTGAATCTCTCAGGGTAGACAAACCACTGTCAAAACAGCTCTCAGGTAAGCTGTCAACTTCACAGTTTATCTTTTGCATAGGATCGCAAACAGCTAAAGAATCAAAATCGTCATCCACACAAGATGAATGAGATGACCTAATAAGAAAATattggaggggaaaagaatAAGTTATTCCACAATTGTTTTTCCCAACAAAATATGAGACATTCTGAAACAGCTGATTTTTAGAAATGCTAAGTTAAAGCCATATGTTAAGCCTATCTTGCCtttataaagaatttctttctcaatCATTTCTCTTACAATGCTcagattaaattatttaatctaCGTTATTGATGATGACTTCCCATGTTTCAGTATGTCTAtttattaactaaaaaaaacctatttaaGAACATTCAGAAAAATGACATACTATGAAGACatcaaaggcagaaaattatAGACAATGGTTTAGCTAATTTTTGGCCTATTCTAAGACATAAAATGACCTTGACATACTCTGTCTCATTTAAATTATTGCACCTCCTCATAGAAGCACACCTGCTAATAAGGAACAgctataaatacagaaaagggaGTAGCCAAGTTCAGGAGATCAGTAATGGTGGAAGAAGTCACTGAAACACATGTTCT from Chiroxiphia lanceolata isolate bChiLan1 chromosome Z, bChiLan1.pri, whole genome shotgun sequence encodes:
- the RASEF gene encoding ras and EF-hand domain-containing protein isoform X8; the protein is METLAIAVKRAQEKAAVQLSELEEEMEQRIQAAEHKVKKEEKRKAEEALNELKRQYDTEVGDLQVTIKKLKKLEEQSKNVNHKEDVGELKKRMHEMFLENQKLKKDLLEAQTNIAFLQSELDSLKSEYADQSLNAERDLEIIREYTEDRDNLERQIEILQSANRKLHDSNDGLRSALENSFSKYNRSLRLANTSPGSTNSRSSPKFNGGHSPLNPQYDRSSHSSCVDDDFDSLAVCDPMQKINCEVDSLPESCFDSGLSTLRDSNEYDSEVEYRHQRIFQRSQCVQEGFGGDASDTDVPEIRDEEAYSPDNSTAVLDWKPSRPVSRSSSIASTRKYISALTPQRDYFYFQSDATECTLKYPSSEKAYKIVLAGDAAVGKSSFLMRLCKNEFRGNTSATLGVDFQMKRLIVDGEPTVLQLWDTAGQERFRSIAKSYFRRADGVLLLYDVTCEKSFLNVREWMDMIEDATHENIPIMMVGNKADLRQTVTEQGQKCVPVNYGEKLAMTYNALFCETSAKDGSNIVEAVLHLAREVRKRSDNQDDTRRKKTKNGKRMSGLLKGLLSIMDQLFGTLSFCNFFP